One genomic region from Myripristis murdjan chromosome 7, fMyrMur1.1, whole genome shotgun sequence encodes:
- the LOC115362592 gene encoding uncharacterized protein LOC115362592: protein MEVEVTADEQNRSAAESTAAGFCSHCSPPTPASPAPATPTLQDSRATDPEPYSVYSGAEENFFDQQLAFQAGIRLEPLAKPQTALAVDGHLLARVTHLTEPLTLVLSGDRNYDVGNRELLAVKMALREWQHWLEGSKLPFVVWTDHKNLAYIQTATWLNSHAEETSTEPETILPVSQVVAPITWEIASQIQEAQHTQPDPGGGPPNCLFVPDSVRAPVLQWVNLLTHPLLVCSILCLFLVAHGPTLLLTLSLVSQPPKSAHCLCTMAKHCCGPSAKDLVKIDYDHDGHAFQPLHFPSGIPTHLRRTFVPLPWRRRRRRQGKRSGQLVFNDPIHGHMEVHPLLVKFIDTPQFQRLRNIKQLGAAYYVYPGASHNRFEHSIGVAHLAGQFLQALRDRQPDLDITQRDILCVQIAGLCHDLGHGPFSHLFDGRLSPEIRKQKQQPPNNDDWKHEDASIMMFDHMVKVNKLEEEMVKYKLDPDEDLEFIKQLIVGRPDGENQGRGKDKSFLCEIVANKTNGIDVDKWDYLARDCHHLGIPMSFDYRRLLMFARVCKVDKRTHICVRDKEAANLYDMFYRRFSLHQRAYRHRVNNIIEYMITEALLEANEHIKIDGIKLSETIHDMSAYTKLTDSVFDQILNSPDVNLQGAREILNKIVRRQIYKCLGKIPSKVVTQLCSCVFSCLCWCGHVHMLSMH from the exons GTTTCTGCTCCCACTGCAGCCCCCCCACTCCTGCTTCCCCTGCACCGGCCACACCAACACTGCAGGACTCCCGTGCCACAGATCCAGAACCATACTCAG TGTATTCTGGGGCTGAGGAGAATTTTTTTGACCAACAGCTGGCATTTCAAGCAGGCATAAGGTTGGAGCCTCTGGCCAAACCCCAGACAGCACTTGCTGTGGATGGACACCTCCTGGCCCGTGTTACTCACCTGACTGAACCACTCACACTCGTCCTGTCTG GCGACAGAAACTATGATGTTGGGAATCGTGAGTTGCTGGCTGTCAAGATGGCTCTCAGGGAGTGGCAACATTGGCTGGAGGGCTCAAAGCTGCCATTTGTGGTTTGGACAGACCACAAGAACCTCGCCTATATTCAGACTGCCACGTGGCTCAACTCCCA CGCTGAGGAGACCTCCACTGAGCCCGAGACCATCCTGCCAGTCTCTCAAGTGGTGGCCCCCATTACTTGGGAGATTGCCTCCCAAATCCAGGAGGCACAACACACCCAGCCGGACCCTGGTGGAGGTCCTCCCAACTGTCTCTTTGTTCCTGACTCTGTCCGGGCTCCAGTTCTCCAATGG GTAAATCTTCTCACACACCCCCTGCTGGTCTGCTCCATCCTCTGCCTGTTCCTGGTCGCCCATGGTCCCACATTGCTGTTGACTTTGTCACTGGTCTCCCAGCCTCCCAAG TCAGCTCACTGCTTGTGTACGATGGCCAAACATTGTTGTGGCCCCTCTGCCAAGGACTTGGTGAAAATCGACTACGATCATGATGGTCACGCATTTCAGCCACTTCACTTCCCCAGCGGGATACCTACTCACCTTCGGCGTACCTTTGTTCCACTCCCCTGGCGtagacgccgccgccgccagggTAAACGCAGCGGCCAGCTG GTCTTTAATGATCCCATCCATGGGCACATGGAGGTACACCCACTCCTTGTCAAATTCATTGACACTCCCCAGTTTCAAAGACTACGAAACATCAAGCAACTGGGTGCAGCCTACTATGTCTACCCTGGAGCATCCCACAACCGTTTTGAACACTCCATTGg AGTGGCGCACCTAGCAGGACAGTTTCTTCAAGCTCTGAGAGACCGGCAGCCAGACCTTGACATCACTCAGAGAGACATCCTTTGTGTGCAGATCGCTGGTCTCTGCCATGACCTTG GACATGGgcctttttctcatttgttcgATGGAAGATTAAGTCCTGAAATTAGGAAG caaaaaCAGCAACCACCAAACAATGATGACTGGAAG CATGAGGACGCTTCTATAATGATGTTTGATCACATGGTGAAAGTTAATAAGTTGGAAGAGGAGATGGTGAAGTACAAGCTGGATCCGGATGAGGACCTTGAATTCATCAAGCAGCTGATAGTTGGACGCCCAGATGgtgaaaat CAGGGAAGAGGTAAGGACAAGTCTTTCCTCTGTGAAATCGTGGCCAACAAAACCAATGGCATTGATGTCGATAAGTGGGACTACCTCGCCAG GGACTGCCATCATCTGGGCATTCCCATGAGCTTTGACTATCGCCGCCTCCTGATGTTTGCCAGGGTGTGTAAGGTGGACAAACGGACACACATCTGCGTCAGAGACAAG GAAGCAGCAAATCTGTATGACATGTTCTACAGAAGGTTCTCTCTCCACCAAAGAGCCTACCGGCACAGAGTGAACAACATCATAGAATACAT GATCACAGAGGCCCTTTTAGAGGCAAATGAACACATCAAGATTGATGGAATCAAACTTTCCGAAACCATCCATGACATGAGCGCCTACACCAAGCTGACAG ACAGCGTGTTTGATCAAATACTCAACTCCCCTGATGTGAATCTACAGGGGGCAAGAGAGATCCTCAACAAGATTGTCCGTCGACAGATCTACAAATGTTTGGGCAAGATTCCTAGCAAGGTGGTCACTCAGTTATGTTCTTGTGTCTTTTCATGTCTGTGTTGGTGTGGCCATGTCCATATGCTCAGCATGCATTGA